DNA sequence from the Alosa sapidissima isolate fAloSap1 chromosome 13, fAloSap1.pri, whole genome shotgun sequence genome:
TTAATGCCTGTTTTTAAGTGGACGGTCTAATACGTCTCAATAATACTAGTTTACTGACTCTTACAGATAAGCTCTTATAGTAGACTACACATGATGGCCTATGCTCATGTACCAGGAGGAAAAGATTAGTGTAACTTACAATGGCTTTGTTAGTTCTGCAGGCTTTATTGAGTTCGACACTCTAAACGGCCTGAGATAAGAACAGACGAAGAAGATACAGCAGTTAATTTGACTCAGCACCATCCCAAAGCACACAGATTactggagacagacagataagAGCCAATCATTATTTAAATCCAAAGGAGGCGAGTATTTACTTGTGCAAAGTTCCTCATAATTAGGAATAGAGAGCCAACCAGAGGTGAGTTGGGCCAAATGATGAGAGGGGAgtgagagggggaaaagaggaAACCGAAGTGTATCACCTCTGATTTCCCTATCAGGATGTGACATCTGCTGTTGAGCCATTGCTGCTTTCCAAGGTGCGGCACGGTGACACATTTCCCACTCAATCAAAGCAGTGTGTTGTGAACTTAAATTATGATCACAGCTGTCCATTCTACTGGTCTCTTTTACTGGGGTCAGCTAAGCTTAATAATGTGAAGGCCCTGTTTACTATTCAGGCTtcaggcactgagctgcactaAACTGAAACAGACACAGCCGTATGAAATATGACATGTCAAATGAATTCTGAATTAACGCCCAAGTGAAGGAGAGCACAGAAAATGTCATATTGGCTATAAGTTAGTGGAAAACAGTGCATGCTAAAACAATATGGAGGCCTTAAAGGGCAGCAATAACAACTGGAGAAGTCAGAGAGGGATGATTTGTCTTTTTGCCTGGATACAGGAAACATGTCCCTGGTCACGTGACCTGAGTGGCTGGCAGGAGATACGGAGTGATTGACAGTTACTGGACAGCAGAGTAGGAAGAGCCTTCCCAGCATGTGAGGCATGAAGAGCATTTTTCACAGAGAAGCTTTCTATACAACAACCAAATATGGCATTGTGTGTTATCAGGAAGAGAGACCGGGGAAAAGTGTGTGCGAGACTGAGAGACATATGTCGttaagagagggaagagggaggtgAAGAGAAATAGGATTAGAGCAATAGGGGGAAAAAAGGAAGAAGTGTGTCAAAAAAAAAGATAGTGTCTTGAACGAAAAGGAAACAAATGTTGAGGACCTCACATAGAACGGGAGTGAAATCTGAGGTCAGCAGAGGCCCGAGCAGCAGGCCGGGTTGTGATGCATGGGTGATAGGCGTTATCACATACGGCGCAGGCCATAACGGTCAAAACACGCAAGTGGTGCTGAAGGGAGGATCCAACAGCCGCAGTGCGCAGATAGAGATATACGCACCAGTaatcagaaacacacagaaactaCAGCAGCACTATAGTCAGCTAGCAAGACAGACCCCGTTccacaagacaaacacattatGGACCAATGAGCAAATTAattcatgcacacaaacacaaattaattcatgcacacaaacacacacaacatatacaACATAATGATCAACCTGCATGTTGTTTACAGTCCAAGTATACAAATTGCAATAAATGTATAGGATACTGTTTGACGTGTCTCTCCTGTTCTAAATAAAAATCAACAGATATGAAATTGATTGATTGCTTTATTTAGAGCCAAAAGCATTGAGatactagcctggctaacgtcagacctcatctcattgagatagggtcagggaactagacattcattttctcgtatttgaaacgtggtttacgaatgcccagagccattTATTGGGCgatacgaatgtctatcaaatgcgtctgtacgtagctcgtaacggcttcggtgtgtcgtcaccGTCTTGCTGCCCtacctccgttctgtgattggttccttcgttgaggtgaaaacgaagtgcatagaatccaggctgcctagcagcgtgaataaaatcgcaCGCGTAAGGCaccatgggaaaacccaggctatcgAGATACAGGACTCCCAGGGTGAAGACACTTTCATTTCAATAGACACAGGATAAATAAGATCAATGTTAACCTTACATCAGTGCACTGTTCACAAGtaaactgaaacacacacacacacacacacacacacacacacaagtctgtgtggctgtgtgtgtgtgtgtgtgtgtgtgtgtgtgtgtgtgtgtgtgtgtgtgtgtgtaagcaacatcactgccaaacacacacaccctgaccgaTTGTGACTGTCTTGTCTTACCCTCCTCTTCTACAAAGCAGCAatatcactacacacacaaacacacacacacaccctgccagcCTCCTTTAGCCCTCCTCTTCTACAAAGCTCAGAGTTTCATAAGACAGTATAGGAAGCCTTATCAGAGCGCTGGGAGTGGGTGACTCGGCAGTCAGGCTACAACAGCTGACACACGCCAAAAATAAATCCTTTAGTTGCTTTAGTTTAGTTTCTCTGTATCACACCACCAAAGACACAAACATCTGAAAAAGTTGGTAATTCGATGTGCCATCACTACAGTAGCAAATGTGGGGAAGAAATGAGTTCAGTGCTATTGATGGTTTTGGTCTGGACAGGCCATTTCATGCCACATTGAGTGGATTAGAGGTCCAGTTTAATGGCCTTATAAGAATCCAAATTAGATAGGTAGAGAAGAAATATAACGAGATATAAAGTAAACCTTGACAACCTATGCTCAAACACAGTGATACTAAGCTATATGCACATATTTGATTCAGTGAGCTGTGTGTTTAAACACGGTCACTGACATGGTTTGGTTTAAACATCTGTTATTTGGCAGTAATTCATCATGTCACACAGAACAGAGTAGGGACATGGTTTCATGTTTGGGACAATGGGCACTTTGGCACCAACTTACAAAGCTTCCAACTTCCTGGACCTTGTTGTCATTAATATCTTCTCCCCATATGAGGCCATTTCACTATGAATGCTCCAAGTTAGCATCCAAACATAATTATAAGCTAATCCTGGACTCTTTTCTGTAGCAAATGAGCTCATGCTATTAGTTAGATGCAGCCAGAACAGGAAAATAAGTACTTTAAAAATCAACAGCATGTTCAGAGGGATCATCATTTAGACAAAGACCCATAAAATAAGCTCCTATGCAAATAATTCTGTGGACAAATGTTTTGTAATCATTAAAAATCAAGGTTAGAACTATCAACATTTTCATGACGTATTCTACAAAACATACTACCATGTACACAACAGATACAGTAGGGAAGTGGCAAAAGCCAAATGGTTTGAACCGAGTGTAGCCATTTAGCATTATTAATGCAATATATCTGTGAGTAAGAAGGCAAATGTATGTGAGCAGTGGTTGATATGACTGCTTTAGAAGGCTGCTCTAACTGAAATGTCAGGGTAAAGATTTAAAGAAAGAACCCTGTGGGGAGAAAAGACCTTTGTTTTTTAGGCTTGGAACCTAGGTTATGCAAAATAAAGCAGATACTTCTCCTTTTTCAAATATGCATTAACCTCAACAAAGCACAAATCAAAGTAGTCCTATTATACATTTCCCCTTCCCATCCCTAGCATTCTTGAGGTCAGCTCTAAATGACAAGCTCTCCAACAAACAGACTAGCCTACATTGCATAACTTTATTAAGGGAATGGGTGCTTGCATGGCCATCCGGacataaattgttttttttttctgacctGTGTGTCCTCGCAAATGGAAAgacataaatatttgggtcAAGCATGGATTACCTCTGAAATCCTTGTCCAAACTAGGAGTGGCGAGGTAGGGATTTTGCCTTCAGATTCAACACCTCGGCCACTTTtcaagcaagaaagaaagaaagaaagaaagaaagaaagaaagaaagaaagaaagaacaagtgATTGGTTGCTTACAGGATTGAGGGAGCAAAAACAAGCTTCAAGGACAGAACAGGTGTGGCTACCCAGGGACATAAAGCCTAGATAACTTAAGAAGAGCAAacatatacagtaccctccagaattattggcacctttagtaaagttgactaaaaacaggtataaaaataatcttttggtgatttattcTAATGTCACAATGACAAGAATGAGGAAAAATACAACCTTGAGGGGAAGccaatttattctgagaaaactCGTAATATTCTCCAATGAGTTGGagaagttggagaatacaaactaagggatttaagaccattcgtctttacaaaatatccccagatcgtccagattcacacttgtgcattctactctttgactcaccccactgtttttctatggatcaggggactgagatggcaatggcagaagcttgattttgtgttcagtaaaccatttttgttttaatctggacatttattttggttcattgacctgatgaatgatccaaacATGATCCAtgtttagtgtcttggcagacaCATTTTCATTGAAAATGTTCAGATTTTTTGGGGGTTCATGATACCACGCACCTTTATAAGGTTCCCAAGGACTTTGGGAACAAAAACTGTCCTACAATatcacagcccctccaccatagttctcattaggcatgatttttttttttcagtatagtcattcttATATGTATGCCAAATTCACCTAAAGTGTTTTTTGCCAAAGAGaacaattttcatttcatctgacaataccacaattccagacaaagtcacggTACCATTCAATAACTCCTGCCGTTTACatttgtaattaaatgactgaaaaggcttttacctggcatgccctctaaataatctataaGCAgagaggtcacttttgaagactTTTTGGGGAATTTGGTTATCCAAGATTATACCTTTTTCTGTAACTCTCTAACAGTGATTCTTATGGAATTTGTTGCCTCTCTTGCCATCCCCCTGTGAgtgggggcaagataaccatTGGGTCTTTGTACAAGCATGTTTGccacatttccagttgatttGAACCTTTTAATTATTGTTCTAAACAtgggcattttcaacaaagtaatTTGTTTGTTATAGCCATTCCCTGACTTACAAATGctgacacactttctttttatttaaatttagtgtagGCTTTcccatgttgaaaaatgacaaggCTATTTAGACTCtctgtcactttattttcataccttagtgaaaaagaaagtcatgaactacttctgaaagttaacagacactctgattaacttaaagaAGTTAAATATGaataggaaaatgcttctgttacaTTTTGGATATAAGattttctaggggtgccaataattgtgggcaacatgtttttgttaaaactatttatttatttaagaatttccttttttttaggaTAATTTTACTTCCCTTCAaagttggatatttcctcattgttttcattgtgtgattacaataaatcaccaaaatattattgttatacctgtttttagtcaactttaccaaaggtgccaataattctggggggggggcattatcAACTAAATGTTACTAACTATTTGGAAAATCCAATGTGAAAACATATAGCCTAGCACACAACAATAAAAAGCAAGACTTAGGCCTAATCTATTTCAATTTTCATAAATGAGTGAGAACTAGATTTTAAGTGGAACAAAatagcagtaggctactgtttcCATCCGGTTCTTCTGGACAGACGGACCTCCTGTGTTTAGGGAAGTGGCATGAAGAGAGCTGCAATGTCTCTCTTTTGTTAATCagttccaccaatatctcaccTAACAACATTTTTTTGAAGTATGGCTTTTGCCAAGTCTTTACCCACAACGTTAACTCAAGACGACGAACTAAAAGGTGCTAACGTTACGTACACAAATGTTCCTGTTGTACCTGGCAACTCCGCCACTGTCAGTCTCCCACATACCAAATTGGTGTGCGTGGAATATCCAGGAGTTGTTATCAATGTCGACAAAATGTTGGATACAATTGGGGGTGAAAAGGGAGTTTCAAAGGTAAATGTCACGGACACTTGTACCGCACATGTGTTTCTCATGTAGGTACGTTAACGTTAAGCGCCAGACCTTGCTATGACGCACCATTAGGCAATTGTGataatgtagcctaataaaGGTGCTAAACGTTATTTGATATTTTGGTGTTGTTCTACTATACATCTATACTTAAAGAAATATGCCCATTTTTTTAACAGACATATTCAGACTCAACTAAACGTCTAGAACTTCGGTATCGCCCTAAAGACCCATACTGCCATCCAGTGTATGGAAACCGCTATCCCTCCACCAACCTTCTGCTTCGGATTCGTCGAAGAGTTCGGAAAGGAAACAGTCAAGACGTGCAAATCAGCATGGAAATTCTGGGTGTGATTGAGACGACGTACAAGTTTCAAGGTAGCAATTAAAATCCCAAAGTTGTAATTTGCTGTCTCTAGGTCTCAGATGCGTCATTTATCCCTGATAATTGTAGGCTACTGACATTCTGTTGTGGTCAAAGTGGTAACAATTCCGAGAATGTTAGAAAAAGAATAACATATTTTAGGTGATACTCCGGCTAAAATTAGCTAAATTTAATGTTGGTTATTATACAACTTCTGTATTGTGTTGGTGGTTTTGTTTTTACAGCAATGGCAGACATCCAGTATCTGGCTGCACACTCAGAATCAGACAAGTCATGGACCTCATTGTACAACAAAGTGATTCTGCGCCAACCAGAGAAAAAGGAGTTCTTTGACCAGGAtgtgcctctctttctccccccaccAATCTTCTCTCGCCTGGACAGCACCGTGGACTACTATTACCGcccagacacacagcacaagtCAGTGTAGGCCAGGGCTGTactcatttttttgtttgttagcTTCAGTCTGGAGTACACTGCTTTCACTGTCTTATCATGTTCTGAATGACACTCCCTTATTTACAATGAACGGCGCAGAATGCAAAAGGGTTTTTTGTGTAATGTTGGTCTAATGCAATTGCATTTTACTTTAGTCATCCTTTGCTTTACTGAGAGGTAGAAGTCATTTGAAAGTTTACTACATGAGCATTTTGCAGAGTTAGGCTGGTTTTGGTCACGTGATTGTTACAGTTAAGCCATTCCATAACACCTAACAGGATGTGAAGGCTTGCCTCAGTGCTCAGAACTAGTGTGTTTAGAAGGGTTACGTCAAGATCAGGATAGActgttgtttctttctttcttgagtCTTTTTTGAGTTTCTTCAAATGCTTCAACATGATCTCATAAGCTGCACTGTTTCTTGTGTTTGATTCTGCAGAGAGGGTTATGGTCCTCCTCTGGCCTCCAGCGACAACCTAATTGGCCTGAGTCGGGCGCGGCGGCCACACAATGCCATCTTTGTCAATTTTGATGACAAGGAAGTGCCCTCCGAACCACTGGAGGCAGCCAAGGTCAACTGGAAGAAAGTCAGCATCCATCCCAGTGAGAAAAGGGCAGAAGAAGAGAttctaaaggtgtgtgtgtgtgtgtgtgaccgagagagagagtgcgagcgAGCAAGCGAGAGTAGCATACTTATCTTCTACCCcacctgttttctctctctctctccctccccctaccACAGTTGTTTGAGAGAAGGCCCATTTGGTCCCGCAATGCGGTCAAGGCCAACATGGACGTGCATCCAGAAAAGCTCAAGTTGCTTCTGCCCTACGTGGCATATTAcatggtgagtgtgtgaatgggcCAGGCTATCATCATGCCCAGTTATCATCATGCTACAGTTGGCCTCTGCCTGGGTTTAGGACAAGAGAGAGGTCAACCTCCACCCCTGTCCCTCCCTCACCCAATACATGGTTACGGTAGAATATGTCTGTTTGCATTTCTGACACAAAAAGTGGGAATAAGTCATGGTTGAGTTAGAGTGTGTTTTCACTGTTTATGGTTTTGTCTTGGAACGTAAATGGTGTACACACAGTAAATAAATAGTCTTGTGCATCCGAGTTCTGATGGTTTGTATTATCACATcagaactttgtgtgtgtgtgtgtgtgtgtgtgtgttcatgtttgtgcTGTCTCATTCAGTTGACCGGTCCATGGAGAAGCATGTGGGTGAGGTTTGGCTATGACCCGCGGAAGACTCCAGAAGCAAAGATTTATCAAGTGCTGGACTTCCGAATCCGCTGTGGGATGAGGCATGGTGAGGGCTCCAAAGTCCGGTGCTAATCTGAACTAATGCAATTTACAAACACAATATTAAGGGTCACCATCTGGTGAGCATGTGGTATACATATGCTGCCTGCAAACATTAGCCCAAGCGTTTGTTCCTCCTGTCCCCCATAAAGGATATGGTGTTGGTGATATGCCAGTGAAGGCCAAGAGAAGTGCATACCATCACAGTCTGTACACCACACTCAACAAATCAGGTCAGTAAGACAACAATGGCATGTATCCATGAATAACACATTTAATCACATGACTTTACAAGTTTTGCTTCCTTGTCTTGCATGTAGAGAAAATACATGGCTCTTTTGGTAAATGAAACAATGTTCAAGACATCTAATGTGCAATAATGCTGTATtgtcacttttattttaaatccTCAttttacatgcatgtgtgtagtgtTATGGCATTTTCTCCATCTTgattatttcatttcatttcattactTAATGATACTTTGCCCTATTCATTCTTTACTAGTGTTCTAGTTGCTATGCCAACCTGCTGTTTTTCCTCATCCAACACATTTCATTGTAATGTTGACTTTGTGTTGATGTGCTGGCCATTTATTACTGGTAATAAACTGAAAGTGAACTGAActgttttgttctgttctgttctaggTCCCCAGCCGGCCAGCCTGAAAGACATCACGGAGGAGAGCAGCCCCAGTGCTTCCCGCCTGCCTGCGGAGCCCCGCTACATGCTCAAGGTACAGCCACCGCATCTCACACAGGGCAGGTCTATATTCATAATATTCAATATGCATTATATTCATCAagattcattcacacacagaagTGTCATGGCACTATCTCAATTGTCCAGCTGTTCCACTTGGCCTTGCAAAAGTGTGGTTAAACTATAAACAGAAATTATTGGATTAAAGGACATGGTAGTTGAACCTCTGCGAAATGCTCTCAATTCCATAATAGTACTGAAATGTCCATTAAAGTCAATCAGCTCTGAGGACATGAGCACTAAAAAAGGGGTTATAAATAGATTATTATAGGgtaattgtttttcttttgcctGAGGCTTGGCATGATTGACAGGCCATTAGGAGTCTGTCTTTTTAAAGATGACCCAGTGGGCCTTTCCATCGTTTTGTAATGATGGCCCAGATATCAACAGTAGTACAGTGGCAGTTCTGATGGGTCTTTGTATGGTAGTCCATCAGTTTATATAATGCTCCATCATTTATTATGATACTGTGTACTTCCATTTTCAGGAGTCTGCATACAGGTTTCATGACGGGATGCTACCACCATATAGGCAGATGTTCTACCAACTCTGTGACCTGGAAGTGGAGCAGTAAGCACCCCACTTTCAAACCGTTACAATTGCATTATGTTTTTGTTtccattattatttatattgATAGTTTCTGTATGTTCTGCCTTCCTAGATGAAGCTGTACAATAAGAGATGCACACAATGCATTTAGTTTAATCTTTTTGTTTTCTCTAAAGTGGTCATGAATTTATGGTTCAATGTTTGCAAAGAGTTTGGAAATTAAAGGAAGCAATATTTTTTGATTTATAGCATTATTAGTTGTTATACTAGTTATAAATATAGTATGAACACTTGGATGTTTGACATGTGTTTCTTTTCATCAATTTGACATGCTGATAATAATTTTCTATCAGCATTAAGTCTTAGCAGAATCTCTTTATCTCTGGCATTCATATGTAAAGGTCTGTTTTAACATGCACTCCATTACTAGACTATTGGTAAGTtctgcttctcctcctctctgcaccTCATTCAGATCATTGTGACATCATCAACATGAGCCCctgcttctctccctcctcataGGTTACAGAAAATCATCCATCAGAACGATGGACAGGAGGAGGTCTGTGATGAGCGGGACGGCTGGTGTGTGACCCGCACGCCCGACGAGCTCCGAGACATCATGTCCACCATGATCAAGAATACCATCCGAGAGTCCAAATCTGGTAAGGCCACCAACCGGCCGACAGGTCAATGCCAGCTTCTTGCTCAGTTTCCTCCTCGCCTCCCTCTAGGAAATGCCCACTTCTCTTTATCAAACTGCcacctgtgcctgtgcctgttcatTTTTATTCACTGTGGTGAATTCCACTGTtgacagggttcccacgggtcatggaatttctggaatatcatggaatttcagaaagtctattccagacatagaaagtcagggaattttatcatttttgggggaaagtcatggaatatcagggattTTTGTTGTTAGCAGTTTAAcatttacttgccaaaatacattaatacaaatatttccacagagaattggtgtatatgtggttattagctttactgcttgcttgagtagcccagCTTTGGTTATTTAATGCCCctttattcatctcccactcTACAAAAGTAAAAGATTCCTGAACGCTACacggctgctctgaaatcattggtcggtatattgtattattcattatatagtaagtcatggaaattcagttttttGTCAGgggaaagtcatggaattttacatttgactagagtgggaaccctgtgttGATTATCTGTTAGTTTGGCCCCTGTCTCATGTTTTCCACACGCAACACAGTCTCTCTGTTTGAGTTGGTGATGTCTTCAGTAGGGATCACAACTCTCACAGGAGGGCCACACCGGGCATGTAACTGAATCGCTCCATTCGCGTTGTGTCTGCTGCAACAGTTAGCTAGCAGTCCTCTAAAACAGTCCTCTTTTTGTGTGTTGCGAACGAAGCGCTTCAGTTAtgcgcctggtgtagcctccctgtcatTCACAGTGCACCACCAGAATGGTATGGGAGATGGAAGGTTTGATTGCAAACATGCTTTTGTGTTTATACGATCCATGGTTAATTTGCattattgagtagtttttagtGCAGTGGTTCTAAAATACCAGGCCCCCCCCTTTGACcattataaaaatgtatttaatgctGTGAGAATTTGACCAGTAGTTGGTTGTTGCGGGTTCTCGTCTCGTTTTTTCTCACTCAACCAATGTCACCCACAAAAAGTTAGTGGAAAAACACTGGCCAGCTAATGTAGTGGATGCCCCTATTCCAAGAGGTAGCCAAGGCTGATCAGATGAGAAGACTACCCTCCCAGTGAACCAATGCCACCTGTGAGATTTTCAAGGACTACAGTCACACATTAACTAACAGCACAGTGACTGCTGTTCTTTCAATCATGACTGGGCATAAATTTGACTAAAACTTGGTTAAAGCATGAGATGCATGTGATATCGTCCGTAGGATATGGCAAGCATTTACATGAGGAAAGTGGGAGTGTACACACAACATTCCTTTTCATTGGTTATAACAATATTCACTTTGAGCCTCAGCAGATCTCTCATGTTAGTTTCACAACACAGAGTTTCCATGGGGTCGTAAAAAGTCTCAAATTTAATCGTATGAATTTTGGGCCTTAAAAAGACTAAAATACATTACATGAAACACCAGGTCTTAAATGCATCTAGGTCTTAATTACGTTAACAGTCATTTAGCAGAAGTTCTACAGTGGTCATTTGAGTATTTTGGTGGCATAGATTGTAGTTGTTAGGTATTGTAGTTATTTTTCTCTATAGTACAGATGTATCACGTGTAATAAAACTGTATTTGTAACTTTAACAGATTAATGTGCAATTGGTAACTGACACAAGTATTGCAGCctatatttatttactttgtGACTTGATAGTAATTCTGTAACTCCAATTTAACATCGTAACATTGAACTTGCATTGAAAAATTAAAACCCTGCCACATGGTTATGGCTATTCTCCATAtgactagttttttttttttatctctagCTGGACTACACcaaaaaaagcaaaaaggagGCTCCGATCCAAGTGGTACCAGCAAAGGAGATGTAGATGAGGAtgaagaggatgaagaggagactGAAGAGTTTCCGCCATCTGATGGCAGTGAGAATGAAATGGAGACAGAGATCCTTGACTACATGTAGACCTAGACCATTGAAAAATACtttgttgtttatgttttttggtAAGAAATAAATTATGTTTTCTAAAAATGTAAGTGTTtaactgtgtgtttgtaagcACTTGTCAGCACTACTTCTTCTCACAATTGCATAGTAAGATGTGGGCATGACTTTTGATTGTTCGAAAAGGGAGGTTTGAGGTTAAAAGCTTACATCAGAACAGGAATAGGGCtcagtagtgttaattttgtcacctatttttaatttagtcttagtcttagtcttgtgacgaaatgtcctttttagtctttgtcatatttagtcattcaaatatcatttttgttagtcaagttttagttgactaaaagtctcgtcattttagtctagttttagtcaaaagaaaactaaaagtatcttagtcttagtcagttttagtcaacacattttagtcttttttttataacaaattatttctgattaccatttgagtcaaatagtgtttcacacatctcaattttccaacaatattgtgtgtccacagggctacttgtctgttataattactcattctgattttttgtcagtcagtatgtttacatgcacaggtaagtcgagctacagttatagctcggctgggatttgaccatagacagtaaaagatttgactggaccactgtcatattcgtaaaccagtgtttctcaaagtgtggtccggggatcactgg
Encoded proteins:
- the gtf3c5 gene encoding general transcription factor 3C polypeptide 5 isoform X1 encodes the protein MAFAKSLPTTLTQDDELKGANVTYTNVPVVPGNSATVSLPHTKLVCVEYPGVVINVDKMLDTIGGEKGVSKTYSDSTKRLELRYRPKDPYCHPVYGNRYPSTNLLLRIRRRVRKGNSQDVQISMEILGVIETTYKFQAMADIQYLAAHSESDKSWTSLYNKVILRQPEKKEFFDQDVPLFLPPPIFSRLDSTVDYYYRPDTQHKEGYGPPLASSDNLIGLSRARRPHNAIFVNFDDKEVPSEPLEAAKVNWKKVSIHPSEKRAEEEILKLFERRPIWSRNAVKANMDVHPEKLKLLLPYVAYYMLTGPWRSMWVRFGYDPRKTPEAKIYQVLDFRIRCGMRHGYGVGDMPVKAKRSAYHHSLYTTLNKSGPQPASLKDITEESSPSASRLPAEPRYMLKESAYRFHDGMLPPYRQMFYQLCDLEVEQLQKIIHQNDGQEEVCDERDGWCVTRTPDELRDIMSTMIKNTIRESKSAGLHQKKQKGGSDPSGTSKGDVDEDEEDEEETEEFPPSDGSENEMETEILDYM
- the gtf3c5 gene encoding general transcription factor 3C polypeptide 5 isoform X2, coding for MEILGVIETTYKFQAMADIQYLAAHSESDKSWTSLYNKVILRQPEKKEFFDQDVPLFLPPPIFSRLDSTVDYYYRPDTQHKEGYGPPLASSDNLIGLSRARRPHNAIFVNFDDKEVPSEPLEAAKVNWKKVSIHPSEKRAEEEILKLFERRPIWSRNAVKANMDVHPEKLKLLLPYVAYYMLTGPWRSMWVRFGYDPRKTPEAKIYQVLDFRIRCGMRHGYGVGDMPVKAKRSAYHHSLYTTLNKSGPQPASLKDITEESSPSASRLPAEPRYMLKESAYRFHDGMLPPYRQMFYQLCDLEVEQLQKIIHQNDGQEEVCDERDGWCVTRTPDELRDIMSTMIKNTIRESKSAGLHQKKQKGGSDPSGTSKGDVDEDEEDEEETEEFPPSDGSENEMETEILDYM